The DNA segment ACTTTTACCGTTTTTCCAACTACAAAATCTCCACTCATGGTGATCTTACCTTTTTGTTGGTATCTTCCTACCGTATGGCTCCACGAAAGGACTGCACTGGCTTCGTTTGTTTCTGTTTCTTGCTTAATGACATATAAGATATATTTTACATTTGGTTCTAATGAATAGTTATTCGCATCCTTATCGATCGTAATCGTTGTTGTATTGACTTTCGTCCATTCATTTTTCAACTGTTCATCGTTATTAGGGAAACTTGGTGCACTTGTCCCTTCAGCCTTTTGTAAACGATAGTAAATATATTTCTCACTCGGATCGGCATTTCCTGATACTTCCAGAATCATATCCCCTGCTTCATTTTGCTTATCAACGATTCCGTTTTCATCTATCTTTGGATTATCACAAACTGCTTTCTTGATTGTTTCCGTCTTTGCTTCTGTTTTTCCCGTAAAATCATGATCTGCAGGCATGCTATAAATGACCTTGATTGTTTTACCAATATCCTCTTTTGTTAATATATATGTAGTAGAATTTGCCCCTGATATTGCCGTGTTTCCACGATACCACTGCCATGATCCTTCTGTATCTGCTCCACTCCCCGTTGACGCGTAAGATGCTTCATTGTATTTTGCAGTAAGGTGTTCCCCATAACGGTTCGTTCCTTCAATGGTCACATGGCCTGCAATTTCTGTTTTCTTTGTCGTAACAGATTGATCTGCTTCTTTCGTTGCATCGGTTGAATACGCAAATTCACTTGTCGTTCCTTTATCGTCACCTACTCTTTGAACTCTCACCCAGTAATTTGTATTTCTTTTCAGTCCTTCAATAACGACATCTACATTGCTGTAGACATCTTTCCCGGTATCTCCTTTGACTTCGATCTCATTGTATCCATCATTAGAATCTACAAAAGTCTTGTTTAAAAATCCTACAAAAGAATCCCATGGATTATTATCTGCTTCTTTATACCAGAAACGATATTTTCCTTCCCCTTCACTCATCATGACCTTGAAGCTCGTATCATCGATCGCTTCCATTACGATCTTGTTTGGGTCCGGTGTCTCATATTGTGCTTTGACCGTAGCGGTAACAGCTGCACTTGTATTATCTACGGTTCCTGTATATCCTACATTCGCTTCAAATGTTACTTTATACTTCGTTCCTATGACTGCATTATCAGGTACGATATAAGAAGTTCCCTGTTTGTCATTCTCCATTTCAAAGTTATTGATTTCGGTTTCCTTACCATCTTTATCAACACTGTACCATTTCCAGATTCCTTTATAGTTGAAGGATGTATCGGTTGGCTTCAAGGCTGCCGTTAGCTTTTGTCCCTGCATCAGTTCTCCTGATTTCATTTCATATGTAAATTCAATCGTGGCTTCAAATGCTTTCTTTGTCGTTTTTTGAGAAACAGCCTTCTCTGCATTGATCCACTCTGATTTCTGATGGGTATCATTCTCTGCATAACGAACGAACAGGAAATATTCTGTATCTCTGCTTAATCCTGTAATGGTGTAATCTGCTCCTGATTCAAATGTCAGTAACTCATTTTGTTCATTCAGCTGCTCGATCGGTACAGCATCCTTCGTACTGCTGATACCGATGATATATTTCTCTTGATCACTATTGGTTGGAAGAGTGACACTGATCGTTGTATCATCATGACTGCTGATTGTTAGATTATCGGTAGGCGCTGTTTTTTCTTCCTTTATGATCGTATCGCTGACCGTTGATACTTCTCCACTGTAATCTTGCGTTCCCACATACACTGCTTCGATTTTGAATCCGATATCTTCCTTTGTTAGAGCGTATGTATCCGTATCTTCTGCGAGCGGCGTTGACTCTCTATTTCCATCCTTATCCAAGCGATACCATACGAATCTTCCAGTCTGTCCAAAAGGAGCGTTTGTGATCGCTGCAGTTAACGTCTTCTTATAAACATTATCTCCACTGATTGTCACATCACCCTTTACATGATCATTATCCGTTTTCACTTCTAAATAATCACTGCTCCAGTCAGAATCGGAATATCCATTTTCTCCGACTTCCTGTACATAGAAGTAATAGGTTGTATGTGCGTTCAATCCGGTAATTGTTGTATTTGTCTTGTTTCTTGCCAGCACTGTATATGGGGTTATTTCACCGCCTATCGTTGTACTGTATCCATAACGATATAATCCACTGTCCGTATTCATCGTTAAAGTGACCGTAATATCATCATTGCTGACCTTCATGAGATGGTCTTTTGCTATCGGTGTCGTACATTTGATTGATTGTACTTCGGTTGTTTCAGAACTGTCTTTATAGTCTTTGAAATCACCGTCTTTCTTGGCTACTGCGCGTACAAATAATTTTTTCCCGACATCGCTGCCTTTGATTTCATAGTTTCGCCCGGTTCCGATCGGCGTATCTGTGTTTTCTCCAGAATAGAACCATTGGAACGTCACTTCATTTTCTTTGCCTGATGGCTGCATATTCGCCACTAATTTATCATTCAGTGTATAAGTATTACTCTCTGTGGTTGTCTTATTTTCAATCGTAACACTTGTAATTGCCTGCTTGATGATACTATCTGTAGCAGCTGTGAGTGTCCCCTTAAACCCTGTTGAATCATCTGATACAAAGCGTACCCTTAGATATTTTGAATCTTCATTTGTCGTCACTGTATAAGTATCACTGCTCTGTGTCCCCTCAATGATTGATGTTTTTACAGTACTCCAGTCTGTGTCTTTTGCATCTAATGTAGAAGCCGTTTCCCAGTAAAGTGTTCCTTTGGTTGTATTTGTTCCTAAAAGAGTTGCTGTCATGGTTTCATTAACATCATAAGTTCCTGTTAACGCTATCTTTCCACCATTCTTTCCATAATTGGTCTTGATAGTACCTTCATTAGATACATTCCTTAAATCGGTACTATAGACTGCATACTCTGTATTCCAATCTAATCCTGTCGCTTTATTACTTCCGGACCAATAAACAATCTTCCATCCGTTTGCAATAGCGTCACTATGACTTGTTGGCAACACAGGTGCTGTTTCACTAGACTTTACGTTTTTATAATAATTTCCCATCGTTGTTGGATAGGTGATCTGTGTCGTCTTTGCATTCGTAGAAGCTCCAGCACTGATGACAGATCTTTCTTCCGCCGCTTTTAACGCAAAGCGATTGATAAGATTATTGCTTTCTGCTGTAATTTCATTAGAATTTTTCTTCCAGTCGACATCTTCAATTTCTTCTGTCTCTACCTTATCCTCTAAAGCAGAAAGATTGCTGCCTGTCTTAACACAAACAACACTTAATTTAGAAATATCCAATGCGGATTCTTTAAATTTATTGATATCTTTTATTTCCGGATAAGATCCTTTTGTTTCAGAAAAGCCTTCGTTACTCAAATTTCCCGAAATCATATCCTTTGTATAATAAGGGGTTGCCTTCGTATCTTCAAGATCATTGATCTGAGCATCATAAAAGCAATTTTCTCGTTTTTCATTAGAAAATAGAATTCTCTTATCACCTGATAAAGAAGCTGTTATATAACTATTATTGACATCAACATCTTTTCCGAAGCCATAGACTTCATTCCCTTTTAAATAACCACTCACATAACTGTTCGTGATCGTTCCGGTTCCCTTTAAGATAAAACCCGAAACAGTTTTGCCTTCTACATTCATCAAAGCAAAACTATTGTTTATAGTTGTTCTTTCGCTATTCATGATAACAGCGAAATCTTTTTCTTTATCATTTGCCTCGACATAAAAACCGGCATTCGTGATAGTGGAATTCGTACTGCTTTCTGCCAATCTTCCTTTTATCACGATATTAGAAATCGTTGCATTTTGAATACTATTGAATAAGCTATTCTTGATTCCACTAATCGTATATCCATTACCATCCAATATTCCGGTAAAATTGACATCCTTCAACAGATCACACGATAAAGTGATATCGGCATCCAGAATGTAAGATCCAGATGGATCAGCAACGATGCACTTCAGATCATCCGCACTGCTGATGATGGTTTCTCCTGTTTTCGCAACATTTGGTATATCTGCAAATGTCAGTTTACTGCTTTCCAATACTTTTCCCTCTGCATTTACGACAGAAAATGTATAAGCTCCATTCGTTGGTACGATATAGGTTCCCTGATAAACACCGTCAGATATTTCTGCAGCTCCAAGACTTTCTTTTCCATTTACTGTGATATCAAATGTAGAATGATATCTTGAAACGACCGTCACAGCATGTGTTTCTTTATCTTCTTCAATCATGAGGTCATCAAAGGCATCAACATGGATGGTTTCTTCTCCTTGCTTTGTATTGGTATCATCCAATCCTACAAGGGTATACTCTCCATTTTGATGAACATCAAAACTCAGTGCTTCACTCACCGGTTTCGTTTCGATCAGAGCACCTTCCTTATAGAGTTCGATCTTTGTTATGCCTTCTTTGACATGGCTGACATTGATCTTTTGTGTATGTACATCTGTTTCTTCACTTACAGATGTCTGCATATATCCATTGGATTGTGCAAACACAAAGTTTCCAAGTGGAAACTGGCCAACGATCATGATGACGCATACAAACACGATCATGACCTGATTTCTTAAATACTTCATTGCTTTTCCTTTTCTTTTATTCATACCAATACCTCTTTCATGAATGTTTTCAACTCATTTTCTCACTCTTTATTTGTTTTTCTTATCGTCCATATACTTTTGCGTTATTGCATCCGCTTCTTCTTTTGTTATTGACTTCCCCCGATGATAGAACAGGATGCCCTGCTCACGGTTCACCAAATGAACTACTTTTGCTTTTCGATAATCCAAATGTGTGAACTCACCATTATCTTCAATCTTTTTCATATTTCCCTCCGATTACATATGCAAATGTTCTTTGACCTCTGTATATTTACCCTTAGATACCGGCACGATATATTGTTCTGCCAGACAAACCTCAAAATTTTTTATACTTGTGACATAAAAGCGATTAACACAGAAGCTCTTATGTACTCTTACAAACATATCTTCATTCAGATCTTTTATCTGCCGTTCAAGCTCTGTTATACTCAATCTGGCAAAGACATCGCCATCTATCATATGAATCAGGGTATTGACATTGAATGCCTCCAGATACAGGATATTACTCGTCTGTATGTTATGAATCACATTATCTCGATCCTTCACCGTTAGATACCCGGAACGTTCCACTTCTTTCTTGATCAACATATCGACATATTTTCTTGTAAATTTACCTACTCCATGAGGAAATATCTCATCATGTTCGACGTTGGCCAAAGGATTCGATACATGCATATGTGTGAGATACAGAAGCCCCTTCTCCTCTTTCCAAGTAAAGGTGACACGCTGCATATCCCGATAGATCTCTCCGCTTACTTCGTCCGTGATTCCGATATATCTCCCGGCAATAACACAGCTGTTTCGATCATGTGATATACATTGAAAATCCTTAGATGAAAGAGTGATCTGTGGAAGATCTGATTTTTCTTTTTCCAGCTGTTGCAGGATCATTGCCTTTCCCTGATAATATTCGATTGCATTGGAACCGATCCATAAACAATCATCATGAAGATGTTTCACAACAAGATGATGATCTCCGCGATAATGCATTGTCAGCATCTCATCAGTTAATCGTATACACTCCGTGATTTTTTCTTTTTTCATATCGTTATCACTTCCTTATCCTTCTCCCATATTTCTGTAAATTCATCTGCTTGAACTGGTTTTCCCACTAAAAATCCCTGCCCTATATCACATCCTGCAGATCTTACAAATTCTAACTGTTCTCTGGTTTCGATACCTTCACAGACTACGGTCATATCCATCTGATGTGCCAGCTCTATGATTTTTTCCATGACGATCTTAGATCTTGGATTCGTATGACAGTCGATCAGTAAAGAACGATCGATTTTCAGGATATCAGCAGATACTACACTCAATAGGTTCAAAGAAGCATAGCCGGTTCCAAAATCATCGATCGCTAACTGAAACCCCTTTTTATGTAATTCATTCGCTAACTGCATCATTTGTTCACTGCTTTCCACGAATGCAGATTCCGTCAGTTCGAATGCGATATAGTGATGCGGTATAGCATATTTATCCACGACAGAACAGAAGTCTTTCAGATAACTCTTTTCACCGATATGCAGTCTTGACTGATTGATAGAAATCGGTGCGATCTCCATATGTTTATCGATCCACATACGAATACGCTGACATACTTTTTCCAGCATGTAGAAATCAAAACTCAGGATCATGCCATATTCTTCAAATACCGGAACAAAATCATCCGGCATACGAAGTGTTCCATCCTGCAGTTTCCATCTGGTCAACGCTTCACCAGACACGATGTCTAATGTGTGTATATCAAATTGTGGCTGTATATAGAGCTGAAATTCATCCTGTAGCATTGCAACAGGTGCATCCTCCAGGATCTTGCTTTTATAATACTGACGGCTCATCATGCCATCTTCATAATAGACATAGTGGCTGCCGGACAACGTCTTACTGATACTCTGCATCGCCATCAGCGCTCTGTCTGTCATATCTTTTATATATTCCTTACGATTGTCTTTGATCAAATATAGACCTGCATTCAAATTGATTTCCATGCCAAGTGTTTTTATCATATCTTGATCGATCAGCTGCTTACGGACATGTTTCAATCTTTTTTCTAACTGTTTTTTATCTTCAAATTGATACAGCATGGCAAAGATATCCTTTTCCATACGACCGCATGTCTCATTCTCATGCAGCGTCTTCTGTAAGTTTTCTGCAATACTTTTTAGGACCCGATCCCCTGTCTGATAGTTGAATTTCCGATTGACAAAACGAAAATCCCGAATGCCAAACTTGATCAGTACGTATTGCTTATCGGATTCCTTTTGTAAAATTTCATTTGCAGCATACTCAAATCCCTGTAGATTATTGATCTGTGTCAGCGGATCGATAAAAGTAGCTTTTTGGATATCTTCCATCATTCTTGTATATTGTGATTTTGCTACACTATAGTTGAAGTAAACTTCTTCTCCCTGTACTTTTGCAGGAATCGAATTATGGACATGGTTGATCTTCCATCCATCTGACAGATGTTTCCAAACCACGCTGAATCGCAGCATACCATCTTCAGGAAGGATCATTTTCTTATCTTCTACATGTATCTTTATGATTGCCATCGTGATGCAAATGGTTCCTGACAACTGATGCACTTCATACCATTCATCATGCACAACGAAGTGTCCTTTATAAATATCCATTTCCTTTTGAAAGAACTGATATGCATCTTTCATATTCAGACATACTTCATTTTTACCAGTCCCTATCCATGTGATATCTTCACAAAGATAAAAAGAAAGCTGATTATAATCCCGCTCCTTAAAATAAAGTACAGTTACTTCACGACTCAAACACTCAATCTGATCTTCTACCGTAATCATTCCGATTTCCTCAACTATCCGCTTGCATAATATCTCAAGCATCTCCTTTTAGATTTTCTCTTCCTTACTCCCCTTGTTTACCACATAATGTGCATTATGTGGTATCCGTCAGATAGAATGATCAAAGGCTTATCAATGGAAAGTTTTTTAATGGAAATTTCTACCTTTCAAATCACGATTCATGGCATAAAAAAAAGTCAACACATTGTGGCTTTCTATATTTGATTTTATTATATGTGCCTGTTTATAGGCATTTTCGGCTGTTTTAAGATCATTACAGGATGATCTATTTTAAGCATGCAAGTCATTTGGTAATCTTTATTTGGCAAAAATAAACTATTCACAAACATATATACCCGTTCACAATAAACGGTTGTAAAGATTTTAAAACATGATAATATGTTTATAGAATGGATGTTTTGTATGATTTATATGTGATTACTCGTGCTAGTGTTAAATTATACAACGTCCTGTTTAAATGTGCTGATTAAGTCCATTTTATCGTGTTATTTTTGCAATCGCTATGGGATAAGATTGACAAAATTAGTAATGAAATTATAGGAAAGAAACGTATCGCACAACATAATGCACATTATGTTGTGCTTATTTTATATGGTCAGTGGTATCACCAGATCCATTTTTGAAAGTGACTTCTGACATTCTTTTCCCGTTATCATCGTATAGATTCTAGTCGTTTCGATACTGGCATGACCAAGCAGATCTGCAAGTCTTACAACATCTTTCTGTAGACGATAGAATGTCAATGCAAATAGATGTCTCAAGTTATGCGGAAATACTTTTTTATCATCGACTCTAGCATCTTGACATAATTTCTTCATTGCCTGCCAGATATTACTTCTATCCATCGGTCTTCCATTCTTTGTGATAAAGACTGCCCCTGCAGATATATTTTCCTGTTTACAATAATCTTTAAGCAGTTTTTTTAGTTTCTTTGGTATAAATACCGTTCTTGTCTTCCCCTTATTTCGTACAACTGCCTTCCCTTCTTTTACTGCTTCTACCGTTATGTATTTATGTTCTGATACTCTGATACCTGTACCACATATCGTCTGCAGTAACATATACAAACGTTTATCATCTCTCTTTAATGCCGTATCCAGCAGACGCTTATATTCATCTTTTGTAAGTTCCCTTTCCTCTTCATAAAAAACAGAACGCTGTATCTTATGTAATTTTAATTTCAGATTTCCCAGTTTCAAATAATCAAGCAGGCCATTTAATGCGACCAACATACTGTTGATACTAGATACCTTATATTCCTCAGACAGACTATTCTTATACGCAACCAGTTTCTCTTTTGTAACTGTTTTATCATTATCTGGCAAATACTTATAGAAATGCATGACATCTCTCATATATTTTTCAATCGTTGCTTTACTTCTTTCTTCCCCATATAAATATGTTTTGAATTCCCCTATCATTTCCATATTTAATACCGTCTTTTTCATTCTATCCAGCTCCTTTGATGTTTTAATCCAATCATATCATTTTGTTATATCAGAATCACTGGCAATAATTGGTATTTATATAGTGAAGTTCTATTTTATTTGATGAATTCAATGGAATATAATTAAAAAAAGATACTAACAAATAATAATTCTAAATTAAAAAACTATTATTTTTACTTTAACAATAATAAATTGATATGTTCAAATTTGAACATGGAGATCTAATTCTCCATTCTTTTCCCTGTGTAGACTTCCTGCTGTTTTCGTTCATCAATCCTCCTTTTGGATTTTCTTCCTGATACAGCTTTTCAGGATTGCTTTAACTTTATATCTGAGTCCTGCTTCCGAGATTCCCAGTCTGACCGCTATCATATCATTCGTTTCACGAGGCATACGATCGATCAGTGCAGCTTCTATGAATGTTCGATCCTTTTCATTTAACATTTCGAGCAATTCATCAACATGATCTACCTTGTCTTTTATGATATAGATTTCACGTTCGATCTCATTCTTCTCCCTAATGAAACGCATCAGCATATGTTCTCTATTGGATCTCCCTTTCTTTCCCGGAGGCTTATCAAATCTGACTGCTGATATATCATACATTCTTGTATTCAAAAGGTTCAGCCTTTCCTCCAGCTGTATTAGATATGTACTCCAATATCGGTACTCACGAAGTTCGTTCTCAAAAGATTTAACTATTTTATCAATGATATCTTCCAGTTCATTCATACATGAGCTCATCCAGTTCCGAAAATTTAATGATTGCTTTTCGAATCTTCTTATAGCAGTCCTGCTGTGTTGACTTATATTTGTTACGTAAATCTTCTATCGTCGCACACTCTTTTTTCATGTAGACATCATATAATAGCTCACGCTCTCTATCAGGCAGTTTCTCGATTCTGTTTTCTACAAATTCCAAATTGTCGTTGATTCTGATAAGATCTCTTTTCAGAAATGATGTATTGATCTCGCTATCTTGTATTTCCATCAATCTAAGATAGCATTCTTTCAATTCTGAATCGGATTGATAACTTTCCAGAATGAATCTCATTGTCATATGTTTTCTAGTATACAGATAACCATATCTCATGATGTCCACCCTCCTCCTGCTGCTAGTTAAATCTGACCTTATGAATCGTTGACGCAAAAAAACCTCTTGAATTCAGTATCCAAAAGGTCTTTCTAAATCGATATTTATACTTCTCACAGCAAAA comes from the Erysipelotrichaceae bacterium 66202529 genome and includes:
- a CDS encoding EAL domain-containing protein, encoding MLEILCKRIVEEIGMITVEDQIECLSREVTVLYFKERDYNQLSFYLCEDITWIGTGKNEVCLNMKDAYQFFQKEMDIYKGHFVVHDEWYEVHQLSGTICITMAIIKIHVEDKKMILPEDGMLRFSVVWKHLSDGWKINHVHNSIPAKVQGEEVYFNYSVAKSQYTRMMEDIQKATFIDPLTQINNLQGFEYAANEILQKESDKQYVLIKFGIRDFRFVNRKFNYQTGDRVLKSIAENLQKTLHENETCGRMEKDIFAMLYQFEDKKQLEKRLKHVRKQLIDQDMIKTLGMEINLNAGLYLIKDNRKEYIKDMTDRALMAMQSISKTLSGSHYVYYEDGMMSRQYYKSKILEDAPVAMLQDEFQLYIQPQFDIHTLDIVSGEALTRWKLQDGTLRMPDDFVPVFEEYGMILSFDFYMLEKVCQRIRMWIDKHMEIAPISINQSRLHIGEKSYLKDFCSVVDKYAIPHHYIAFELTESAFVESSEQMMQLANELHKKGFQLAIDDFGTGYASLNLLSVVSADILKIDRSLLIDCHTNPRSKIVMEKIIELAHQMDMTVVCEGIETREQLEFVRSAGCDIGQGFLVGKPVQADEFTEIWEKDKEVITI
- a CDS encoding tyrosine-type recombinase/integrase is translated as MKKTVLNMEMIGEFKTYLYGEERSKATIEKYMRDVMHFYKYLPDNDKTVTKEKLVAYKNSLSEEYKVSSINSMLVALNGLLDYLKLGNLKLKLHKIQRSVFYEEERELTKDEYKRLLDTALKRDDKRLYMLLQTICGTGIRVSEHKYITVEAVKEGKAVVRNKGKTRTVFIPKKLKKLLKDYCKQENISAGAVFITKNGRPMDRSNIWQAMKKLCQDARVDDKKVFPHNLRHLFALTFYRLQKDVVRLADLLGHASIETTRIYTMITGKECQKSLSKMDLVIPLTI